The Candidatus Binataceae bacterium genome has a segment encoding these proteins:
- a CDS encoding biotin/lipoyl-binding protein — MAAERFQTRPDMGAQIAGRVLAAVVYLVTIVLALYVTRVYFLFPQTDDAFVRANTVGIAPHVSGPIVELPIRDNQHVKRGDLLFIVDPRPYQADLDAAEANLDLTNLQISAFDNSIAAAKARAVELDADRAYDQQYLDRLTPLLPDNFVTANDVSNARSKLAAAKAAVQRARSDVARATNEQGKYGDINARRKAAQAAVYRAKLNVEYSHVYAPFDGYVTNLNIAVGQYANEGKQVVSVVDDRNWYVMANFRETFLARIRPGMTVQVFLLGYPRRRFRGRVQGVGWALFQENGATVEGLPRTEPTLNWVRLAQRFPVRITLEDQDPRYPFRMGETAVVTVTGWQH; from the coding sequence ATGGCCGCCGAGCGCTTCCAGACGCGGCCCGATATGGGCGCGCAAATCGCAGGGAGGGTGCTCGCCGCGGTCGTCTACCTGGTAACGATCGTCCTCGCCCTTTACGTCACCCGCGTTTACTTCCTGTTTCCGCAGACCGACGATGCTTTCGTGCGCGCAAACACGGTCGGGATCGCACCGCATGTGAGCGGACCCATCGTCGAGCTTCCCATTCGTGACAATCAGCATGTGAAGCGGGGTGACCTGCTGTTCATTGTCGACCCGCGGCCGTACCAGGCCGATCTGGATGCGGCCGAAGCCAACCTGGACCTGACCAATCTCCAGATCAGCGCCTTCGACAACTCGATAGCGGCAGCCAAAGCACGAGCGGTGGAACTGGATGCGGATCGCGCATACGACCAACAATACCTCGACCGGCTGACTCCCCTGCTGCCCGACAACTTCGTCACCGCCAACGACGTGTCCAACGCGCGCAGCAAGCTGGCAGCCGCCAAAGCCGCCGTGCAAAGGGCGCGCAGCGACGTCGCCCGCGCGACCAACGAGCAGGGCAAATACGGCGACATCAACGCGCGCCGAAAAGCAGCGCAAGCGGCAGTTTATCGAGCGAAACTCAACGTCGAGTATTCCCATGTCTATGCGCCGTTCGACGGATACGTGACGAACCTCAATATCGCGGTGGGTCAATACGCCAACGAAGGCAAACAGGTGGTGAGCGTGGTCGACGACAGAAATTGGTACGTGATGGCGAATTTTCGTGAAACCTTTCTTGCCAGAATTCGCCCCGGAATGACGGTCCAAGTGTTTCTGCTTGGCTATCCGAGGAGGCGATTTCGCGGGCGCGTACAGGGGGTCGGATGGGCGCTGTTCCAAGAGAATGGCGCCACGGTGGAGGGACTGCCGCGGACCGAACCGACACTCAACTGGGTGCGCCTGGCGCAGCGCTTTCCAGTACGCATCACGCTTGAGGATCAAGATCCACGCTATCCGTTTCGCATGGGCGAGACTGCGGTAGTAACCGTCACGGGCTGGCAGCACTAG
- a CDS encoding YtcA family lipoprotein, giving the protein MSRPVALQSCLMVATILLSTLAFTACDPIISIAGANFPSWLFCMLVGAVLAALMRPLLLLSRLEPNVGPLTIFYPSLIAMLAMIVWVIFFNRT; this is encoded by the coding sequence GTGAGTCGACCGGTCGCGCTGCAATCATGCTTGATGGTAGCGACCATCCTGCTGTCGACGCTAGCGTTCACGGCATGCGACCCGATCATTTCTATCGCCGGGGCGAATTTCCCGAGTTGGTTGTTCTGCATGCTGGTCGGCGCGGTCCTAGCGGCACTGATGCGCCCGTTACTGTTGCTCTCCCGCCTGGAGCCTAACGTTGGTCCGCTAACGATTTTCTATCCCAGCCTGATCGCGATGCTTGCGATGATTGTCTGGGTGATCTTTTTCAATCGCACCTGA
- a CDS encoding TolC family protein: MHFHAKDHQTQQSRRTVARLTHHALYVCLCGLIGCSQFADKPEVNPRAWAPPTIEREWSPPPAARKLVGSAPEVAALSDLPASDRNRTLGLGDLIVFALAKNPSTRRAWESAQAAAAAAGKARAPYYPVLSFHSIGGYQRLVDLVPNHWGILKTWQSRNLLSLDYDLIDFGRRDAQAASAMDQLIAANLLFNRQVQEVVFNVERGYYRLDAARASVMAAEVALKLATTDRTSADRRKQTGLATQPEVLLARQREAQAEYDLENARLDVSLAQADLALAIGVRADQAPEIEPLRAQPLPPSLGGDVERLINDALRERPDLAAKVSALRARQAEVALARLSLYPTVGFSSFYGAQAFTYRLSAPRTLTFTAIAPEYAFGIDLRWQLFTGFSRINSIKEAEADRDAAHADLRNAELEVAANVWRAYFTYLTARRKYDYAEALMAASQSSYDSNFKSYGHGLATIVDLLSAERELAAARYAIIQSKAEVLVSAAAVTFATGSSALAAPASAASP, encoded by the coding sequence ATGCACTTTCACGCGAAAGACCACCAGACGCAGCAATCGCGACGGACTGTAGCTCGCCTCACCCACCACGCGCTGTACGTGTGCTTGTGCGGCTTGATCGGGTGTAGCCAATTCGCGGACAAGCCCGAGGTGAACCCCCGCGCGTGGGCGCCACCTACGATCGAGCGCGAATGGTCTCCGCCGCCCGCCGCGCGCAAGCTGGTGGGTTCCGCACCCGAAGTCGCGGCGCTGTCCGACTTACCGGCGTCGGACCGGAACCGCACGCTCGGACTTGGCGACTTGATCGTTTTCGCGCTCGCAAAGAACCCATCGACCAGGCGCGCATGGGAGTCCGCCCAGGCTGCCGCCGCGGCTGCCGGCAAAGCCCGCGCACCCTACTACCCGGTCCTGAGCTTCCACAGCATCGGTGGCTATCAGCGCCTCGTCGATCTGGTGCCCAATCATTGGGGCATTTTGAAAACCTGGCAGAGCCGCAACCTGTTGTCACTCGACTACGACCTTATCGACTTCGGACGCCGTGATGCGCAGGCGGCTTCGGCGATGGACCAGTTGATCGCGGCCAACCTGCTCTTCAATCGCCAGGTTCAGGAGGTCGTTTTCAACGTCGAACGCGGCTACTACAGACTCGATGCCGCCCGGGCAAGCGTGATGGCGGCCGAGGTGGCCCTCAAGCTCGCGACTACCGATCGGACCAGCGCCGACCGCCGGAAACAAACCGGCCTGGCGACGCAGCCCGAAGTACTTCTGGCGCGACAGCGCGAAGCGCAAGCCGAATACGATCTCGAAAACGCCCGGCTTGACGTGAGCCTGGCCCAGGCAGACCTCGCCCTTGCCATCGGCGTCCGCGCGGACCAGGCGCCCGAGATCGAACCCCTCCGAGCTCAGCCGCTGCCCCCGTCGCTTGGCGGAGACGTCGAACGGCTGATCAACGACGCACTTCGAGAGCGACCGGATCTGGCGGCTAAGGTCTCCGCGCTGCGTGCTCGGCAAGCGGAGGTCGCTCTCGCCCGCCTATCGCTATATCCGACGGTTGGGTTCTCAAGCTTCTACGGCGCACAGGCATTTACCTATCGGCTCTCGGCGCCACGGACCCTGACCTTTACCGCGATAGCGCCAGAGTATGCCTTCGGGATCGACCTCAGATGGCAACTCTTTACGGGTTTCTCGCGCATCAACTCGATCAAGGAAGCGGAGGCCGATCGCGATGCCGCGCACGCGGATCTCAGAAACGCCGAACTCGAGGTGGCCGCCAACGTGTGGCGCGCGTACTTCACCTACCTGACAGCACGGCGCAAGTACGACTACGCGGAGGCTCTGATGGCGGCGTCCCAGTCGTCTTACGACTCCAACTTCAAATCATATGGGCACGGACTCGCGACGATTGTTGACTTGCTCTCGGCAGAGCGCGAGCTAGCAGCAGCGCGTTACGCGATCATTCAGAGCAAAGCCGAGGTACTTGTTTCGGCGGCGGCCGTTACTTTCGCGACCGGATCAAGCGCGCTGGCAGCGCCCGCTAGTGCTGCCAGCCCGTGA